Proteins co-encoded in one Bremerella sp. TYQ1 genomic window:
- a CDS encoding carboxypeptidase-like regulatory domain-containing protein — MKFNGLSQGWIGALLGIAFLAGALGCNDPADPAGKLSGTVSYKGTPLDDGMVSIVNYETGVRIDTEIQADGTYLATTHKGGLPPGEYKVVVFPPEITDPNPPPNSEPGMVLKEMDNIPKKYRSHQTTPLSVSIGAGENSFDIEMQP; from the coding sequence ATGAAATTCAATGGATTATCACAAGGATGGATCGGAGCCCTGCTGGGAATCGCTTTTCTTGCGGGGGCTCTGGGGTGCAACGATCCTGCAGATCCCGCGGGTAAGTTGTCTGGTACGGTTTCCTACAAAGGAACACCGCTTGATGACGGGATGGTTTCGATCGTGAACTATGAAACAGGCGTGCGGATTGATACCGAGATTCAAGCGGATGGCACATACCTGGCCACGACGCATAAGGGAGGCTTGCCACCGGGCGAATATAAGGTCGTCGTCTTTCCTCCTGAAATTACCGACCCCAATCCCCCTCCGAACTCTGAGCCTGGGATGGTTTTGAAAGAGATGGACAACATCCCGAAGAAGTATCGTTCGCATCAGACGACACCGTTGTCGGTTTCCATCGGAGCAGGTGAGAATAGCTTCGATATCGAGATGCAGCCGTAG
- a CDS encoding DUF1559 domain-containing protein — protein MSYRFSYLKRGFTLVELLVVIAIIGVLIALLLPAVQQAREAARRMQCSNNLKQVGLAFHNYHDTVNTLPPGSLRLTGHGNSSWVHILPYMEAGNVYDRIPAMQWFWLGSTSTSSAATRAAFADFNPVWINCPSSALPDVTNQQGTDIVIADYIPIAGAEGHSTCDPNNTQMGLVCGGGMLVPNTVHGFRDATDGTSNTLLIGESSGRTFNSSGAIVDARNSRNSGFQMGKNYATSPNGADTWYSGHDHSRRCYNFTTIVSPIGTNTYNGATMGNDRCNNPINSEHPGGAQFLFLDGSVHFLPETTQLALLRNLANRDDGNVVTIP, from the coding sequence CACTGTTATTGCCGGCCGTACAACAAGCTCGTGAGGCTGCTCGTCGTATGCAGTGCTCGAACAACCTAAAGCAGGTCGGGCTGGCTTTTCATAACTATCACGATACGGTCAACACGTTGCCGCCGGGGTCACTTCGATTGACTGGACATGGCAACTCGTCCTGGGTTCATATTTTGCCGTATATGGAAGCAGGCAATGTCTACGATCGAATTCCTGCGATGCAATGGTTCTGGCTGGGTAGCACGAGCACCAGTTCCGCGGCAACGCGTGCAGCATTTGCCGATTTCAATCCGGTATGGATCAATTGTCCGTCGAGCGCTTTGCCGGATGTGACCAATCAGCAAGGGACCGACATTGTGATCGCCGACTACATTCCGATCGCTGGCGCTGAAGGCCACTCAACATGCGATCCGAATAACACACAAATGGGGCTTGTGTGCGGTGGGGGCATGCTAGTTCCCAATACGGTACATGGTTTCCGTGACGCGACAGATGGCACGTCCAATACGTTACTTATCGGCGAGAGTTCGGGACGGACATTTAACAGCAGCGGCGCGATTGTCGACGCTCGCAATAGCCGAAACAGCGGTTTCCAGATGGGCAAGAATTATGCGACATCACCCAACGGTGCCGATACCTGGTACAGCGGGCACGACCACAGTCGTCGCTGTTACAACTTCACAACAATTGTTTCGCCGATTGGAACAAACACCTACAACGGTGCCACGATGGGGAACGATCGCTGTAATAACCCAATCAATTCAGAGCATCCTGGTGGCGCTCAGTTCTTGTTCCTCGACGGAAGCGTTCACTTTTTGCCAGAGACGACCCAACTGGCATTGCTTCGAAACCTTGCCAATCGAGACGACGGTAATGTCGTTACGATTCCGTAA